One region of Skermanella mucosa genomic DNA includes:
- a CDS encoding transposase translates to MEISIARSPNVSSSDATLLVALELSKATWVVALSAPFSDRISHHSIVGGDAAVLLKLIGQARNRAEAALGQPVRVVCCYEAGYGGFWLHRVLSANGIDNHVLDAASLMVNRRARRAKTDRIDVDGLIRALAA, encoded by the coding sequence ATGGAGATCTCAATCGCCCGCTCCCCGAACGTCTCTTCCTCGGACGCCACCCTTCTGGTCGCGCTGGAATTGTCGAAGGCCACCTGGGTGGTCGCCCTCAGCGCTCCGTTCTCGGATCGGATCAGCCATCACTCCATCGTAGGCGGCGATGCCGCCGTCCTGCTTAAGCTGATCGGGCAAGCCCGCAACCGGGCTGAGGCGGCACTCGGGCAGCCAGTCCGGGTGGTCTGCTGCTACGAGGCGGGCTACGGCGGCTTCTGGCTGCACCGCGTCCTGAGCGCTAACGGCATCGACAACCATGTGCTCGACGCCGCCAGCCTCATGGTCAACCGCCGGGCGCGCCGGGCCAAGACCGACCGCATTGACGTCGACGGCTTGATCCGGGCCTTGGCGGCCTGA
- a CDS encoding transposase family protein, giving the protein MSLLPDGIVVGRVEVKSGLVTVHARSADLITCCPICTMPSGRFHGRYIRRVADIPLMGRIVSLSLQIRRFRCSQSGCPRRIFAERLSAAGKPATKASFPPVC; this is encoded by the coding sequence TTGTCCCTGTTGCCGGATGGGATCGTCGTTGGCCGTGTTGAGGTCAAATCTGGACTCGTCACCGTGCATGCTCGATCCGCTGACCTGATCACCTGCTGTCCGATATGCACCATGCCGTCGGGACGGTTTCATGGTCGCTACATCCGCCGTGTCGCCGACATTCCCCTGATGGGCCGCATCGTCTCGCTGTCCCTCCAGATCCGCCGCTTCCGCTGCTCGCAATCCGGATGCCCGCGCCGGATCTTTGCCGAGCGCTTGTCTGCAGCGGGTAAACCAGCGACGAAGGCATCTTTTCCGCCGGTCTGTTGA
- the tnpA gene encoding IS66 family insertion sequence element accessory protein TnpA, translated as MADGGHLGDREHFWREHVAGWRSSGLSLRLYSERHGLKAGTLGYWNSRLKAQAADAPACSAGPETGAMFLAVHVADPAVSVPEPRNEGVELVLPGGYVVRIGRGFDAMTLDRLLDVVERRS; from the coding sequence ATGGCCGATGGCGGACACTTGGGGGATCGGGAGCACTTTTGGCGGGAGCACGTGGCGGGCTGGAGGAGCAGTGGTCTGTCGCTGCGGCTGTACAGCGAGCGTCATGGATTGAAGGCCGGCACACTGGGCTACTGGAACTCCCGGCTCAAAGCCCAGGCCGCTGACGCTCCGGCATGCTCGGCCGGACCGGAGACCGGGGCGATGTTTCTGGCGGTCCATGTTGCCGATCCGGCGGTGAGTGTCCCGGAGCCGCGGAACGAAGGGGTCGAATTAGTTCTGCCGGGAGGATACGTTGTTCGGATCGGCCGCGGCTTCGACGCCATGACCCTGGACCGGCTGCTCGATGTCGTCGAGAGGCGGTCGTGA
- a CDS encoding ImmA/IrrE family metallo-endopeptidase, with translation MLRELGISDPKDIDLEVIAWHRKAVVKYRPLESCEARIVGYGDRAVITVDDRKARTKTRARFSLAHELGHWHHHRGRAFVCRPDDIGNRTRNPLDPERVADGYAADLLLPLYLFRPMAEGLKRVSLDGAEQIAEIFGTSLTATAIRLVEHGPEAAMLVCHGRQGRRWFIRGPGVSAHWFPQPELDPNSFAFDAVFGDKPKSRLGRMGAEAWFDRRGADRFEVLEQSCRVGDGEALSLLIFSDDEMLSEDGGHSGRR, from the coding sequence GTGCTGCGGGAACTCGGGATCTCCGACCCCAAGGACATCGACCTCGAGGTGATCGCCTGGCATCGCAAGGCAGTTGTGAAGTATCGCCCTTTGGAAAGTTGTGAGGCTCGGATCGTCGGATATGGTGACCGTGCTGTCATCACGGTGGATGATCGAAAGGCGCGGACCAAGACACGCGCCCGCTTTTCGCTCGCGCATGAACTCGGTCACTGGCACCATCACCGAGGCCGTGCCTTTGTCTGCCGCCCGGACGACATCGGCAATCGCACTCGCAACCCGCTCGATCCCGAGCGTGTCGCCGACGGCTATGCCGCCGATCTCCTGCTCCCACTTTATCTGTTTCGTCCAATGGCTGAAGGGCTGAAGAGGGTCTCTCTGGACGGTGCTGAGCAGATAGCCGAAATTTTCGGAACCAGCTTGACGGCGACGGCGATCCGACTGGTCGAGCACGGTCCTGAAGCGGCAATGCTGGTGTGCCACGGCCGCCAGGGCAGACGATGGTTCATCCGTGGTCCTGGCGTCTCTGCGCACTGGTTTCCCCAGCCGGAACTCGATCCCAACTCTTTCGCGTTCGACGCCGTCTTCGGCGACAAGCCAAAGTCTCGCCTTGGCCGCATGGGGGCGGAGGCTTGGTTCGATCGCCGTGGTGCAGACCGCTTCGAAGTGCTGGAGCAGTCCTGTCGGGTAGGGGATGGCGAGGCGCTCAGCCTCCTAATCTTCTCGGATGATGAGATGCTGTCGGAGGATGGTGGGCATAGCGGCCGGAGATGA
- a CDS encoding DUF2188 domain-containing protein has product MTKHNHHVVPHPDGWAVKRAGGNRVSLVHDTQQQAIDRAREGARKQGSELLVHNRKGQIRERDSYGPDPFPPRDKR; this is encoded by the coding sequence ATGACAAAACATAACCACCATGTCGTGCCACACCCGGACGGGTGGGCGGTCAAGCGGGCTGGCGGTAACCGCGTTTCTTTAGTGCATGACACTCAGCAGCAAGCCATCGACAGGGCGCGCGAGGGGGCCCGCAAGCAAGGGTCCGAGCTGTTGGTCCACAATCGCAAAGGCCAGATCCGCGAGCGGGACTCCTACGGTCCTGATCCGTTCCCGCCCCGCGATAAGCGGTGA
- a CDS encoding Cap15 family cyclic dinucleotide receptor domain-containing protein, translating to MQEHEYALLGGVNRAEVGRYLGAIAAGVSAVIVFVLLTVVDLAQQFGIPTNLPPAVLSLVGAGAVFGALYWIFDRHAWRWPYIGQLLKVPDLAGDWQCDGQTLKPDGSDSYGWEGKVTIIQSWDRLRVRLKTSQSGSNSITAALIHDEADGYRLLYNYRNDPRIGEAELKSHLGFAQLVFSKDLRSAEGEYFNGHGRFTFGTMRLARI from the coding sequence ATGCAGGAACATGAATATGCACTCCTGGGAGGAGTGAATCGGGCAGAAGTTGGTCGCTACCTCGGCGCCATCGCAGCCGGAGTCTCGGCAGTGATCGTGTTCGTTCTGCTGACGGTCGTCGATCTCGCGCAGCAATTTGGCATCCCCACCAACCTGCCTCCCGCTGTCTTGTCACTTGTCGGGGCCGGGGCTGTGTTTGGGGCACTTTACTGGATCTTTGACCGTCACGCCTGGCGGTGGCCGTACATAGGTCAGCTGTTGAAGGTCCCTGACTTGGCCGGGGATTGGCAGTGCGATGGACAGACGCTCAAGCCGGATGGCTCGGACAGCTACGGCTGGGAAGGAAAGGTCACGATCATCCAGAGCTGGGACAGACTGCGTGTCCGTCTCAAGACGAGCCAATCCGGCTCGAACAGCATCACGGCAGCGCTGATTCACGACGAAGCCGACGGCTACAGGCTCCTCTACAACTACCGGAACGATCCGCGGATCGGCGAGGCGGAGCTCAAGAGCCACCTCGGCTTTGCTCAGCTGGTCTTCTCGAAGGACCTTCGGTCGGCCGAGGGAGAGTACTTCAACGGCCACGGCCGCTTCACGTTCGGTACCATGCGCTTGGCAAGGATTTGA
- the tnpB gene encoding IS66 family insertion sequence element accessory protein TnpB (TnpB, as the term is used for proteins encoded by IS66 family insertion elements, is considered an accessory protein, since TnpC, encoded by a neighboring gene, is a DDE family transposase.), protein MIGLPDGVRVYLAAGRTDLRRGIDGLAAQIQTVLRQDPFSGHLFVFRGRSSHTIKVLMYDTTGFLLMQKRLTEGKFIWPSPADGIVTISRAQMSLLVDGLDWRSAKTKPITKPLFIV, encoded by the coding sequence GTGATCGGGTTGCCGGACGGCGTGCGTGTTTACCTGGCGGCGGGCCGGACCGACCTGCGCCGCGGCATCGACGGCTTGGCCGCGCAGATCCAGACGGTGCTGCGTCAAGATCCTTTCAGCGGCCATCTTTTCGTTTTTCGAGGCCGTTCGTCGCACACGATCAAGGTTCTGATGTACGACACGACAGGCTTTCTGCTGATGCAGAAGCGCCTGACCGAGGGAAAGTTCATCTGGCCGAGCCCGGCGGATGGCATCGTGACGATCAGCCGTGCCCAGATGTCGCTGCTCGTTGACGGTCTGGATTGGCGATCCGCCAAGACAAAGCCCATCACCAAGCCTCTGTTTATCGTCTGA
- a CDS encoding nucleotidyltransferase family protein, which yields MPRDINNRIEQLRTRRAGMDRLERLNEQARYDVLAKSLVPEPWQKRVGKPHTKYALGAMQEVDADYTRISIETAERVGRQLDAGLTTAGFSVEFRLQGSVPLNVHIRGVSDVDLLNLETGFLTYDTGGARSAAGQYRNPTIRTSVDVLSNLRREAERILKNKYPATTVDTSGGKAISISGGSLARPVDVVPSHWHDTIDYQRFGQEHDRGVTILDKKVPEALQNLPFLHIKRVGERDEAVMDSLRKAIRLCKNLKSDANEEGRNVNLPSFDIAATMYHANLDALRSGAVYELGILAEAQRHLDFLARNVTYAATLTVPDGSRRIFNTGAKIEGLIALSIEIDELAREVAKEQNSHLATYDAPPLDVSRAVLSSIYVP from the coding sequence ATGCCCAGGGATATCAACAACCGCATCGAGCAACTCCGCACGCGCCGTGCCGGTATGGACCGTTTGGAACGCCTCAACGAGCAGGCCCGGTATGACGTGTTGGCTAAGAGCCTGGTGCCAGAGCCTTGGCAGAAGCGTGTGGGCAAGCCTCACACCAAGTATGCCCTTGGGGCGATGCAGGAAGTTGATGCCGACTACACGCGTATCAGCATCGAAACGGCTGAGCGTGTCGGCCGCCAACTGGACGCGGGGTTGACTACCGCCGGCTTCTCGGTCGAATTCCGACTGCAGGGTTCCGTACCGCTGAACGTCCATATCCGCGGCGTTAGCGACGTTGATCTACTCAACTTGGAAACAGGATTCCTCACCTATGACACCGGTGGTGCGCGCAGCGCGGCTGGCCAATACCGAAATCCGACAATCCGGACGTCCGTCGATGTGCTTTCCAATCTTCGACGCGAGGCGGAGAGGATCCTGAAGAACAAGTATCCGGCCACCACCGTGGATACGTCCGGAGGAAAGGCGATCAGCATCTCCGGCGGATCGCTGGCACGGCCCGTCGACGTGGTGCCGTCCCATTGGCACGATACGATCGACTATCAGAGGTTCGGGCAAGAGCACGACCGAGGCGTTACCATTCTCGACAAGAAGGTGCCTGAGGCGCTCCAGAATCTACCGTTCCTTCATATCAAGCGCGTTGGAGAGCGCGACGAGGCAGTCATGGACAGTCTCAGAAAGGCTATCCGCCTTTGTAAGAACCTGAAGAGCGATGCCAACGAAGAGGGCCGAAACGTTAACCTCCCGAGTTTCGACATCGCCGCGACGATGTACCACGCGAACCTCGATGCGCTGCGCAGTGGCGCCGTCTATGAGCTCGGGATTCTGGCGGAGGCACAACGCCATCTCGACTTCCTCGCTCGCAACGTAACCTACGCTGCGACACTGACGGTGCCAGATGGGTCGAGACGGATCTTCAACACGGGAGCGAAGATCGAAGGGTTGATCGCGCTATCGATTGAGATCGACGAACTGGCTCGCGAGGTCGCGAAGGAGCAGAACAGCCACCTTGCTACCTACGACGCCCCTCCTCTCGACGTCAGCCGCGCTGTGCTGTCCTCGATCTATGTGCCGTAG
- the tnpC gene encoding IS66 family transposase, with translation MAIRQDKAHHQASVYRLNRGLRYFYVTASAAAYHEGRRGYFHHMDDARHDSNPENPKDDPLQRIAALERRVAVLTRENERLETFLAVLRHRTFGRSSEKMSPDQLSLLDTATPAPADPGEADPSGEDTTGQRRRGGGGRRPLPDNLPRVTREILPVSTQCPCCSREMTRIGQDESKQLHLVPAHAEVHVTVRPKFACRACGELAQAPAPDDRPIERGLPTAGTIAQVIIAKYLNHMPLHRQAAHYARLGVLLATTTLYGWVEAAARELAPVADRLLALLLRRTKIHADGPLQCRALNPKHPYRCSGISGPHHAPKRSRFNAIRCRQRRRRYTPVTVLNPGRSGTHDGRLWVYADDTRPRGGAEPSIAVFRFSAGRAGKHPGQHLAGFTGTLQADAFSGFDHLYRGGTMVEAGCLGHARRKLVDLVRAKGSPVASEGVRQIAALYRIERRIYGLPPAERLAVRRSEAVPLLEALRAWLTERLSQVAPRSELAKALGYMNAQWDALVRYATDGILEIDNLTAERALRGAALGRKNWNVIGSDAAGKVAAVIYSLVETCRLNGINPEAYLTDVIGRIGRTKIQALDTLLPFNWRPPDAGNPADPGRMNIAPHAAAAA, from the coding sequence TTGGCGATCCGCCAAGACAAAGCCCATCACCAAGCCTCTGTTTATCGTCTGAACAGAGGCCTGCGTTACTTCTATGTTACTGCTTCTGCCGCTGCTTACCACGAGGGCCGGCGCGGATACTTTCATCACATGGATGATGCCCGGCACGACAGCAATCCTGAGAACCCGAAGGATGATCCGCTCCAGCGGATCGCCGCGCTGGAGCGCCGGGTCGCGGTGCTGACGCGCGAGAACGAACGACTGGAGACGTTCCTGGCGGTTCTGCGCCACAGGACCTTCGGCCGTTCCTCGGAGAAGATGAGCCCGGACCAGCTCAGCCTGCTCGATACGGCGACACCTGCCCCGGCCGATCCCGGCGAAGCGGATCCCTCAGGCGAGGACACGACCGGACAGCGTCGGCGCGGTGGCGGGGGCCGGCGTCCTTTGCCCGACAATCTGCCGCGGGTGACCCGCGAGATCCTGCCCGTCAGCACGCAGTGCCCGTGCTGCAGCCGGGAGATGACCCGGATCGGCCAGGATGAGAGCAAACAGCTCCACCTCGTCCCAGCCCATGCCGAGGTTCACGTCACCGTCCGGCCCAAGTTCGCGTGCCGGGCCTGCGGCGAGCTGGCCCAGGCGCCGGCGCCCGACGACCGGCCGATCGAGCGCGGCCTGCCCACTGCCGGCACCATCGCCCAGGTCATCATCGCCAAGTACCTGAACCACATGCCGCTGCACCGGCAGGCGGCGCACTACGCCCGGCTCGGCGTTCTGCTCGCCACCACCACACTGTACGGCTGGGTCGAGGCGGCCGCGCGCGAGCTGGCGCCGGTTGCCGATCGCCTGCTCGCGCTGCTGCTCCGGCGGACCAAGATCCATGCCGACGGGCCTTTACAGTGCCGTGCGCTAAATCCGAAGCACCCATACCGTTGCTCTGGCATTTCTGGGCCACACCACGCTCCAAAGCGATCCAGATTTAACGCAATCCGCTGTAGGCAACGCCGCAGGCGGTACACTCCGGTCACCGTTCTCAATCCCGGTCGCTCCGGCACCCATGACGGCCGCCTCTGGGTCTATGCCGACGACACCCGGCCGCGCGGCGGAGCCGAGCCCTCGATCGCGGTGTTCCGCTTCTCCGCCGGACGGGCCGGCAAGCATCCGGGCCAGCACCTGGCGGGCTTCACCGGCACCCTGCAGGCCGATGCCTTCTCCGGCTTCGATCACCTGTATCGCGGCGGCACCATGGTCGAGGCCGGCTGCCTCGGCCACGCCCGCCGCAAGCTGGTCGATCTGGTGCGCGCCAAAGGTTCGCCGGTTGCCTCTGAGGGCGTCCGCCAGATTGCCGCGCTGTACCGCATCGAACGGCGGATATACGGGTTGCCGCCCGCGGAACGCCTGGCGGTGCGCCGGAGCGAGGCGGTGCCGCTGCTCGAAGCCCTGCGGGCCTGGCTGACCGAGCGGCTCAGCCAGGTGGCGCCGCGCAGCGAGCTGGCCAAGGCGCTCGGCTACATGAACGCTCAGTGGGATGCCCTGGTCCGCTACGCCACCGATGGCATCCTCGAGATTGACAATCTGACGGCCGAACGGGCGCTGCGCGGGGCAGCTCTGGGCCGGAAAAACTGGAACGTGATCGGCTCGGATGCCGCCGGCAAGGTCGCCGCCGTGATCTACAGCCTGGTGGAAACCTGCCGGTTGAACGGGATCAACCCGGAAGCCTACCTGACCGACGTCATCGGCCGGATCGGCCGCACCAAAATCCAGGCGCTCGACACCCTGCTGCCGTTCAACTGGCGACCGCCCGACGCCGGCAATCCCGCCGATCCGGGCCGCATGAACATCGCCCCTCACGCCGCTGCCGCCGCCTGA